DNA from Mesorhizobium loti R88b:
GATCTCCGTCGCTTCGGCGGCGAAGTAAGGCAAGCGACCGGGATCAAGGAAAGGGGTGCCGACCATGAGATTGCAGGCTTGGGCAGTTTTGGGCTTGGCCTTGTTGTGGAGCGGACAAGTCGTCTCGGCCGATCTGGTGGCGCCGCCGGAGCCGCAGAAGGAAGAAAAAGGCATCTGGGCGGCGATCGCCTATTCGCAGACCGACAGCAAATACGGCTTCTTCTGGGGCGCCGACAAGCGGCAGGAGGCAAACGACATCGCGCAGAAATATTGCGAGAACGCAGGCGGAAAGGCCTGCAACGTCGTCGCCGTCTTCCGCAACCATCGCCATTGGAATGACGACGACGAGACCGGCTTTCCCTACAAGCACTGCGGTGCGCTCGCCGTGGCCGACAAAGTCGATAGCCGTTTCACGCCCTGGGGGGTGAACTCGGCCGAGACCCGTCGGGAAGCGGAAGACCTCGCCTTGCGCGCCTGCGAGGCAGGGGGAGCCCAATGCAAGATCCGCGAGTGGGTCTGTACCTGACAGCAGCCACAAGGCGTCCTGAAGCTGATCTGGGCATTCCCCCGCACCGAGAAGGCCTCCTTTATTGGTTCATAGAGATTTTTCCCTGAAGGCCGTCGCCGTCTACGCAGTTGCCTTCGCTGCCTCGGTGCCGGCTGCTTCCGCGCAAGAGCAACAGGCCGCCTCGCTTCCGAACGGCGCATCGTCACTCCAGGAAACCTATCAGGACTGGCAGCTGGCCTGCAGAATGCAGGACAACGCCCGGGTCTGCACGGTCACACAGGACCAGACGCAGAAAAACGGCCAGAGACTTCTGGCCGTGGAATTGCGCGTGGGGCAAAAGGGCGGAGTGGCCGGAACCTTGTTGCTTCCCTTCGGCATATTGTTCGACCCGGGCGTGACACTCCAGATCGACGATCAGCCGCCGCTATTGCAGCAACGATTGCGGACCTGCCTGCCAGCGGGCTGCCTCGCGGTGTTTTCCATTGACCGGTCGGTGCTTGGAAAGCTGAGGGGAGGCGAGGTGCTGAAGCTCAATGTCACGACAGACGCCGAGACGCCGCTAACATTCCCGGTGTCGCTACACGGCCTGACCGCGGCGCTCGACCGCATGGTTGCGCTGAGCGCGCGGTGAGGACAGCTCAGGTTGAGCGGCCTTCGCTGACGGCGTTCATTGCAGGGTCGGCATGCGCACTATGCCTGCGAAAAACACAATGCTAGCGTCGCGCGATGACCGCAGCCTCGCCCCTTCAGGAACGCATCCGCAATCAGCTTCGCAAGATCAAAGCCGCTGCCGAAACCATCCGTCCGCGCAAGGGCTTCATGACGAAAGAGGAACTGCCCACGCTCAAGATCGGCGAGGCGCTGGTCTCGGTCATCGGCGATGACAATGTGCCGACAGAGGTCGAAAAAGTGTTGGTGATCATGCCGACCGCGCAGGTCGGATCGATTTCGATTGAAGAGCGCCAGCTCGTGCTCGAGTCGACGCCCTTGCGGAAGAAATACCACGCCGGCATGGCGGAGCACATCGCCGGCCGGGCGTTCAACCGCCGCATGATGGAGGCGAGGGGGATAGACCCTGGACTGGAAGGCGAGGCGATCGTGCCCGAGCCGAACCTCTACCTGAAGCACGTCCCGACGATCGACATCAGCCGGGAGCCCGCCCCGGGCGCGGCGCGCCGGCTGGCGGGGATCGCAGCTTGAGGAGCGGTGGCAGCAGCGGGGCTGAAGTTGGCTGGGGTGATCTGAGCGTTGTTTTCAGGGATTCTGGGGCTTGGGGTCGGACGAGAATTGCACTGCGCCGCCGCCGGCATTTCCGATTTGAACCAGGTCTTCAGTTCTTCGCGTCGCCATGCCTCTAAGCAGAACGCGCGCTCCGCCCTGCCTCGCGGCGGATGCAATCTGTATCAGGTCGGAGGTCGTACGTGTTGCTGCGTCCAAGACGAAGCCTCCTCCCGCCGCTGCGATTTGCATCAGGTCACCGGTCGTTCGCGTCTCAAAAGACATTTCATTCTCTTTCTTTGCGGATAACGATTGTCTCGATCTCAACAGCGATCCTTTGTTCGTCTCGCCTGGCATCGAACAAAAGGCCTTGTCCCGTCGATTTAACAGGGGCGAGGTCTGTAAGCTTGTTCGATGCGCGCAGGAAAAACAGAAAGTAGGGGTCCGTGATAGTTAGTGCATCGCCATCCCAAGATATCGGACTGCTGCCGGGTTCGCCAGCGGCTGCAATCGCCTGCATCTGTTCGAGCGCCGACGTGATGCTCGAACCTACCGGCGGCTCGGTCAGGCAAACTTCACGTACCCTGGTGAGAATCTTGTCGTAGGGGAGGGCAAGTTCGGCTGGGTCCTTTGCGATTGCCAACAAAATCGCCCGGTAGACGTCCCCCTTTGAGCCGTCGTTAAAGTCGTGCTCTTTTCGCTCGGTGCCCCTGGTTCTCGGTCCGGTATGCAGCGCGGTGAGCATGGTTGAAAAGTCGGTCAGAGACGAGGTGCGTAGCATTGTCTCTTCGAGGAGTGTCTCCCCGACCTCTACCCGTTCTAGTTCCGCCATGGCCTCCCTCACGTCGATCTCAAAGCCAAGGTTGAGGCAGATCGCTTGCATCAGTTGCGGTGAGCCGAACGCCTCGGCTGCTAGCTGGCGTTCCACTCTTGGCGCCAACTCGACGTTGAGTGCTGCGAACCCCTTTCGAGCAATCTGCTGCAATTCGCTCGGCGTCCAATAGGCCAGATCGACCGCCGCGACGCGCCCGCGAAGCTCCGGGTTGCTGCGAACAACATCGTCCGCGCGGTGCGGCACTGAAGCGGTTACAATCCGGACCCCGTTTTCAGCTGCGGCCTTAATCTGCCGCCCTATTTCGTCCCTGTAGGCTTGGTCGATGTAATGAAAATCGTCGATAAAGACTGCGAAGCTGCTGCCGGCTATTTCTTTGATCACCTGCTGCAGACCGTTTCGAGAGTAGGATTTCGAAGTCTCCCCACCCCAGCCGCGCGACCCTGCAAACTCGGCCTGGGCACCACCCTCGGCCACGAATGGTACCTTAAGTTTTCCCCCAGCGTTTACCGATCCTGAAATCTCGTTGGACGTGCTATCAGACACGGTGGTTTCTGAGGGCGAGCCCATCCAACCTAAAACCTTTTCCCAAAGATCGTCGGGCGACGTGATGGTGGCGCCATTGACGGAGATCAGCTCATGTTCTGGAATGACCTTCTTCACCAAGACCGTTTTGCCGGATTTGGACGGTCCTGACACAGAAATGACCATGTTCGGAGTGGCAAAATAGTCGCGGAGTTTCTGCTCCAACTTGTGGTCGGCGCGATCAACATAAGTGATCGTTGGAATGTCGTTTGGCGTGAAGACCTGCTGAATTTTCATTGTTCGCCCCGGCAACAAATAATAGACGCTCAATACACAAGTCGGGAAGGGCGTTTCAACATATTTCGTTTACCAAGCGGGGACACCGTGACGGTTCAAATTTTCAGCAATCGCCTTCGCCGCGTAGTCCCGGCGTCGGCGGAACGTCGAATAGGCCCAGCCGGCGGCGCTCTCGCTCGCGACATCGGCGTTAGGTTTACCGCAACCGATCTCGTTGACCTTTGCTGGCTGTTACCAACACTGTCCTCGAAACTAATTCTACGATCCTAGATGGTGGTTTGAGCCGTGGGAGGATGGTTCGCGGGAGGCTTATCCCATCCGAAGATCTCAATCGATGTTTTCGTCAGCCTTAGTCCTAGCCCAACTCCGATAGCCACAACACCAACCGCATTGAAGTAGCTAAGATCATCTGGCATCCCCGAAATGGCGAGTCTGAGAACTCCCAACGCGGATACGGTTAGATAGATGTAGTCAATGCACTTTACCCACGCCTTTGCGAACCACTCCCCGAAAATTCCTGCGCTGAGATGCGGGCCGGCAAATCGCGCCGCATTGTGAAAGATAGTTGTCCAAGCAATTATCGTATAAACCGCCATAAACATCGACCACTTCAGCTCTCGTTGCGGATCAGAAAAATAACTGACCGATATTATTGTAATAAAGACCGGAAATACAATCTGAAAACTCGACGCCGTCCACGCAGATAACGTCTGGCGGGAATGCAGAGAGTCAGTAACTCTTTGAAACCATAGCGAACAAGTCACGATTAGCAGCGAGACAACGGTGACGATGAGCAAGGCGCGGGGTGAAAGTGTCGAATGACGGTAGAGCGTGCCCGAAAGTAAGAGCCCCGCGGCGAACATACCCATAAGGAGCTCAAACGCCGTTACGACAAGGTGACCCACCACCCGTAGAAGATTGCCATTTTGCATGCGCGTTCCCTTCTGCCGAGTTGTGTTTTCCAGCGGAAGAAACGAAAGTGTCAAGTAGGCCGTTTTCGCACCGTTCGCGAAGGCCCCAGCGCGTTTGAGGTCATTGCCGAGGCTATGGATCACCGTGACGACAATCTTGGCGACTGAAGGTATCTATTGCCGTAGGCGCGGTGCTCGAAGCAAAACCAGTGCGAGTCCGTTCGGGGCCGTAGGATCTCAGGAACGCTGAGCGGGCCAAGATCGGGGATCCGATGGGAAACCGGGCAATCTGGAAATACAAGTGAGAGCAGCTATCCAGTTCAAGTCAACTACCACAGCCATTTTATAGCTGTAGTCATTGCCAGGAAGCACATGATCCACAGGATAACGGGTCCTGCGGCACCTTTGAACTTAAATCCAAACCCTTCAAATTCGATTGGCCCGGCTGCTTGGCGCAGCACGGCAATGATGGCAAACGAAGCAATGGCAGCAGCAGGCAGGCCAATGATCACATCAAATTTTGTTTCGATGAGGCGAGAAAGCTGAGGCGCGGACCCCACCGCAAAATCCGTCAAGTCTTTTCCGAACAAAGAGAGGACTACGAAAGCCGGAACGACAACCAAAACAACCGGTAAAGCTAACCACCACTTAGATGACTGCCCCTCAGTCGGATTTGGGTCGTCGATGCCATCCTGCATAGTTTTCCCCCTCCCCACAGTGAAGTATCAATAGAGCATTAATGCTCTGTTCGCCATTCCCACGGCCTGTCGAACGACCCGGCCCATAGGCCGCGCTTGGCGTCGACAATCCGATTCTCGTAAATATGAATGTAAGCACGCCAACGCTGATCGGATGGCTTAATATAATCCACATTTTGGCAATCACTGCTGTGTCTTGGATTCCCGCCGCTTGTATTTGCAAAGAAGGATAAAATTGTCCTGCCCCA
Protein-coding regions in this window:
- a CDS encoding DUF4189 domain-containing protein, translated to MRLQAWAVLGLALLWSGQVVSADLVAPPEPQKEEKGIWAAIAYSQTDSKYGFFWGADKRQEANDIAQKYCENAGGKACNVVAVFRNHRHWNDDDETGFPYKHCGALAVADKVDSRFTPWGVNSAETRREAEDLALRACEAGGAQCKIREWVCT
- a CDS encoding invasion associated locus B family protein, with amino-acid sequence MVHRDFSLKAVAVYAVAFAASVPAASAQEQQAASLPNGASSLQETYQDWQLACRMQDNARVCTVTQDQTQKNGQRLLAVELRVGQKGGVAGTLLLPFGILFDPGVTLQIDDQPPLLQQRLRTCLPAGCLAVFSIDRSVLGKLRGGEVLKLNVTTDAETPLTFPVSLHGLTAALDRMVALSAR
- a CDS encoding helicase HerA-like domain-containing protein, which encodes MTAASPLQERIRNQLRKIKAAAETIRPRKGFMTKEELPTLKIGEALVSVIGDDNVPTEVEKVLVIMPTAQVGSISIEERQLVLESTPLRKKYHAGMAEHIAGRAFNRRMMEARGIDPGLEGEAIVPEPNLYLKHVPTIDISREPAPGAARRLAGIAA